A stretch of Chitinophaga caeni DNA encodes these proteins:
- a CDS encoding helix-turn-helix domain-containing protein: protein MSAGSQNIIDEGARLKQVIKDLGMTYVDFGSKVKLSNQSVHRYFKNNSIKRTTIARFCKALGISLEEFYDWKGPKREPGQKFHYGERLKNLIVERDIKRNKLAEKMGISRRALYNIFEREVFDPHLLRKVCEALPIHESEFLLDANLQDPDQSYETAEQVKWREKYYQLLEIHNELLRENAALRARLQA from the coding sequence GTGAGCGCGGGGTCACAAAATATAATTGATGAAGGCGCCAGGCTTAAGCAGGTAATCAAGGACCTGGGCATGACTTACGTTGACTTTGGTAGCAAGGTGAAACTCTCTAACCAGAGCGTTCACAGGTACTTTAAGAATAACTCTATCAAGCGAACTACGATCGCTAGATTTTGTAAAGCGCTGGGAATTTCGCTGGAAGAATTTTATGATTGGAAAGGTCCAAAAAGGGAGCCCGGGCAGAAGTTTCATTACGGCGAAAGACTGAAAAACCTGATCGTGGAGAGGGATATTAAGCGTAATAAACTGGCCGAAAAGATGGGGATTTCCAGGCGGGCGCTGTATAATATCTTTGAAAGGGAAGTATTTGATCCCCACTTGCTCCGTAAAGTTTGCGAAGCACTACCTATCCATGAGAGCGAATTCCTGCTAGACGCTAATTTACAAGACCCCGATCAATCTTACGAAACCGCGGAACAAGTGAAATGGCGCGAGAAATATTACCAGCTACTTGAAATCCACAATGAGCTGCTGCGGGAAAATGCGGCCTTAAGGGCAAGGCTACAAGCTTAA